The following are encoded together in the Clostridium sp. BJN0013 genome:
- a CDS encoding zinc-ribbon domain-containing protein, which translates to MTDKTIVCKDCGKEFIFTEGEQQFYKEKGFENDPVRCIDCRRKRKAEKNRIRPR; encoded by the coding sequence ATGACAGACAAAACAATTGTATGCAAAGATTGTGGAAAAGAATTCATATTTACAGAAGGAGAGCAGCAGTTCTACAAAGAAAAAGGATTTGAAAATGATCCTGTAAGATGTATAGACTGCAGAAGAAAAAGAAAAGCTGAAAAGAATAGAATAAGACCTAGATAA
- a CDS encoding ECF transporter S component: MEQKKLVLNNLKVRDMVQVSLMAAIVYIFTAIINIPTGGMFKGVVHLGDSMVLLGAILLGKRKGFFSAAVGMCLFDVLSPYAIWAPFTFFIKGIMAWIAAAIAYRKGNNGEKFGNNVFAFIIACIWMILAYYVAGALMMHFIANIDLVKAFVLSTAEIPGNIAQSLVGIAIALPLSKILKRKI; this comes from the coding sequence ATAGAACAAAAAAAATTAGTACTTAACAATTTGAAAGTGAGGGATATGGTTCAAGTATCACTTATGGCTGCAATAGTTTATATTTTTACAGCTATAATTAATATACCTACGGGGGGTATGTTTAAAGGGGTTGTACATCTTGGGGATAGTATGGTACTCTTAGGAGCCATATTGCTAGGAAAAAGGAAGGGATTTTTTTCAGCTGCGGTGGGAATGTGTTTATTTGACGTTCTTTCACCCTATGCTATTTGGGCTCCCTTTACCTTTTTTATAAAAGGAATCATGGCATGGATTGCTGCTGCCATTGCTTATAGAAAGGGAAATAATGGAGAAAAATTTGGAAATAATGTATTCGCATTTATTATAGCATGTATTTGGATGATACTAGCATATTATGTGGCAGGTGCGTTAATGATGCATTTTATAGCTAATATAGATTTAGTTAAAGCATTTGTGTTATCTACTGCAGAAATTCCAGGAAATATAGCTCAAAGCTTGGTAGGTATAGCTATAGCACTTCCTTTAAGTAAGATATTAAAAAGAAAAATTTAG
- a CDS encoding peptide chain release factor 3 — protein sequence MADLKKEIEKRRTFAIISHPDAGKTTLTEKLLLYGGAIRLAGSVKARRASKHAVSDWMDIEKQRGISVTSSVMQFNYNNYCINILDTPGHQDFSEDTYRTLMAADSAVMVIDGAKGVESQTKKLFNVCSLRGIPIFTFINKMDRESKDPFELMEDLEDVLGIKSYPMNWPIGSGKDFKGVYDRKKSLIEIFNGGNHGQTAVESMEGNVEDSIFKDLLGENLHQKLQEDIELLDIAGDQFDLDKVRTGYLTPVFFGSALTNFGVEPFLEEFLNLTTSPLPRKSDAGEIDPFDPKFSAFVFKIQANMNPSHRDRIAFMRICSGKFKKGMEVYHMQGGNKVKLSQPQQFLAQDREIIEEAYAGDIIGVFDPGIYSIGDSLCSPNKKFKFESIPAFAPEHFARVKTVDTMRRKQFIKGISEISQEGAIQVFKELHIGIEEIIIGVVGILQLEVLEYRMKNEYNTDIKIDILPYKFIRWIEHSDINLKNLILTSDTKKVMDLKGRNILIFQSEWSISWALEHNKNIKLSDIGIME from the coding sequence GTGGCAGACTTAAAAAAAGAGATAGAAAAAAGAAGAACATTTGCAATAATATCTCATCCTGATGCAGGTAAAACAACTCTTACTGAAAAATTACTATTATATGGAGGTGCCATAAGACTTGCAGGTTCAGTTAAGGCCAGGAGAGCATCCAAACATGCAGTATCCGATTGGATGGATATAGAAAAACAAAGAGGCATTTCTGTAACTTCATCAGTAATGCAGTTCAATTATAATAATTATTGTATAAATATATTAGATACACCAGGTCACCAAGACTTTAGTGAAGATACATATAGAACTTTAATGGCAGCAGATAGTGCTGTTATGGTAATAGATGGAGCAAAAGGAGTAGAATCACAAACAAAAAAACTTTTTAATGTGTGCAGCTTAAGAGGAATTCCCATATTTACATTTATAAATAAAATGGATAGAGAAAGTAAAGATCCTTTTGAATTAATGGAAGATTTAGAAGATGTATTAGGAATAAAATCTTATCCTATGAACTGGCCTATAGGATCTGGAAAAGATTTCAAAGGCGTATATGATAGAAAAAAAAGTTTGATAGAAATATTTAATGGGGGTAATCATGGTCAAACTGCAGTAGAATCCATGGAAGGTAATGTAGAAGACAGTATATTTAAAGACTTACTTGGAGAAAATTTGCACCAAAAGCTCCAAGAGGATATAGAACTTTTAGATATAGCTGGGGACCAATTTGATTTGGATAAAGTCAGAACAGGTTATCTTACACCTGTATTTTTTGGTAGTGCCCTTACTAATTTTGGAGTAGAACCTTTTTTAGAAGAATTTTTAAACTTGACTACATCTCCTCTGCCAAGAAAATCAGATGCTGGAGAAATCGATCCTTTTGATCCTAAATTTTCAGCTTTTGTATTTAAAATACAAGCCAATATGAATCCATCTCATAGAGATAGGATTGCATTTATGAGAATATGTTCTGGTAAATTTAAAAAAGGAATGGAAGTATATCACATGCAGGGGGGAAATAAAGTCAAACTTTCTCAACCCCAACAATTTCTAGCCCAGGATAGAGAAATTATTGAAGAAGCCTATGCAGGGGATATAATAGGCGTATTCGATCCAGGTATTTATAGTATAGGAGATAGTTTATGTTCTCCAAATAAAAAGTTTAAATTTGAAAGTATTCCTGCCTTTGCCCCTGAACATTTTGCAAGAGTCAAAACTGTAGATACCATGCGAAGAAAACAATTCATAAAAGGTATTAGTGAAATCTCTCAGGAAGGTGCCATTCAGGTATTTAAAGAGCTTCATATAGGTATTGAAGAAATTATCATAGGAGTAGTTGGTATACTTCAACTAGAAGTATTGGAATATAGAATGAAAAATGAATACAATACAGATATAAAAATAGACATATTGCCTTATAAGTTTATAAGATGGATAGAACATTCCGATATAAATTTGAAAAATCTAATTTTAACAAGCGATACTAAAAAAGTAATGGATTTAAAAGGTAGAAATATTTTGATATTTCAAAGCGAATGGTCCATTAGCTGGGCTTTAGAGCATAATAAAAATATAAAATTATCTGATATAGGCATAATGGAATAA
- a CDS encoding helix-turn-helix domain-containing protein — protein MDTKKFLNLLKKIEGPKLDFKQCINIDNDSGKKELAKDVCAIANSRGGRGYLIIGIEDKTKKIFGIGEANFDEEKIQQIISSRIDPPIPISLEILKYEGKKIAIIIIYDGPQKPYQMRDNGSFYIRRGSTNDTMRKQEIVSALEENLSISIELCPIPRSNLNCLDSKLVNKYFSSQGINVTDENRLELMESASIVYMDKDSGKYMATLGGLLIFSKNNNVYIPHNMIKIINKVNNNLNPVSIIQGDLISIMDKTEDMIRKIVTAKSYPLEFVNEGIRDAIIYRDYSDFYRGIEVIIDLNSIVVTGPGILAHKKNKNEFSYARRNMWIYEKIIALDTKKRLIKASGGFNKMKKAFKNKNTVKFINSIKNNDFKIIYPGIKKFK, from the coding sequence ATGGATACTAAGAAATTTCTTAATTTATTAAAAAAAATAGAAGGACCTAAATTAGACTTTAAGCAGTGTATAAATATAGATAACGATAGTGGAAAGAAAGAGTTAGCTAAAGATGTATGTGCCATAGCTAATTCCAGAGGGGGAAGAGGCTATCTTATAATAGGAATTGAAGATAAGACCAAAAAAATATTTGGCATAGGTGAAGCAAACTTTGATGAAGAAAAAATACAGCAGATAATAAGTTCTAGAATAGATCCTCCTATACCGATTTCCTTGGAAATTTTAAAATATGAGGGTAAAAAAATAGCTATTATAATTATATATGATGGTCCTCAGAAACCTTATCAAATGAGGGATAATGGATCTTTTTACATAAGAAGGGGATCTACAAATGATACTATGCGCAAGCAAGAAATAGTTTCTGCACTTGAAGAAAATCTTAGCATAAGTATAGAGTTGTGTCCCATACCCCGTAGTAATTTGAATTGCCTGGATAGTAAACTGGTAAATAAATATTTTTCATCTCAAGGAATAAATGTGACAGATGAAAATAGATTAGAATTAATGGAAAGTGCTTCAATAGTATATATGGATAAGGATTCAGGAAAATATATGGCTACTTTAGGAGGACTATTAATTTTTTCTAAGAACAATAATGTATATATACCCCATAATATGATAAAAATAATTAATAAGGTTAATAATAATTTGAATCCAGTGAGTATAATTCAAGGTGACCTTATATCAATAATGGATAAAACAGAAGATATGATAAGAAAAATTGTGACTGCAAAATCTTATCCTTTGGAATTTGTGAATGAAGGAATAAGAGATGCAATAATATATAGAGATTATTCTGATTTTTATAGAGGTATAGAGGTTATTATAGATCTTAATAGTATAGTAGTCACAGGTCCAGGTATTTTGGCACATAAGAAAAATAAAAATGAATTTAGCTATGCAAGAAGAAATATGTGGATATATGAAAAAATAATTGCATTAGATACAAAAAAAAGACTTATAAAAGCTTCAGGGGGATTCAATAAGATGAAAAAGGCATTTAAAAATAAAAATACAGTTAAATTTATAAATTCTATAAAAAATAATGATTTTAAAATCATTTATCCTGGAATCAAGAAATTCAAATAG
- a CDS encoding pyridoxamine 5'-phosphate oxidase family protein: MSKILGNTLPAEVIDLFNKELTTAIISTVTEEGFPHAMPVHLMFAPNHSTIRLALMRIHKTVANIKNNSKAFITILEGHDIALGIKGSAKVIREPMNNNSAMCMVEFKVEEIKSDTTPTVIVVEGIRNVHRTEKTKPFFRGMFDELYKG; the protein is encoded by the coding sequence ATGAGTAAGATTTTAGGCAATACTCTTCCTGCTGAAGTTATAGATCTATTTAATAAAGAACTAACTACAGCTATAATATCAACAGTTACAGAAGAGGGTTTCCCTCATGCTATGCCTGTACATTTAATGTTTGCACCAAATCATTCAACTATTAGACTGGCTTTGATGAGAATACATAAAACTGTAGCAAACATTAAAAATAATTCAAAGGCATTTATAACAATTTTAGAAGGACATGATATAGCGCTTGGAATAAAAGGAAGTGCTAAAGTAATAAGAGAACCTATGAACAATAATTCCGCTATGTGTATGGTTGAATTTAAAGTAGAAGAGATAAAAAGTGATACAACCCCTACAGTAATAGTTGTAGAAGGTATTCGTAATGTTCATAGAACTGAAAAGACTAAACCTTTCTTTAGAGGAATGTTTGACGAATTATATAAAGGTTAA